The following are encoded together in the Syngnathus scovelli strain Florida chromosome 12, RoL_Ssco_1.2, whole genome shotgun sequence genome:
- the lrrc18a gene encoding leucine-rich repeat-containing protein 18 yields MPKRKANTGTQVTLKYAKKAIRMKPDGWRRLTLSNMGITIFPKCIFKLTNMDELDLSRNHIQKIPEGIGKLSSLRWLDLHSNKLESVPESIGKLAGLTYLNLCNNRLTSSGLPTTLASLKNLTSLNLGLNKLDALLPTMVPMESLQELGLFDNLFTHLPDFVNALRNLAKVNIKRNPLLIVNEDGEEMETEKSDDDDGVYLVHESRLCSVCLKICKDPGGKHLRGDCMREKFEDKRSFSGLVTPNSVAAANQDVWRVKKREHFQMLESNI; encoded by the coding sequence ATgcccaaaaggaaagcaaacacggggacacaggtgacacTCAAGTATGCCAAAAAGGCCATCCGGATGAAACCCGACGGGTGGCGGCGACTCACACTTAGCAACATGGGCATCACCATTTTCCCGAAGTGTATCTTCAAACTGACTAATATGGATGAGTTGGATCTCAGTCGCAACCACATACAAAAAATCCCAGAGGGCATCGGGAAGTTGTCATCGCTCAGGTGGCTGGACCTTCACAGCAACAAGCTAGAGTCTGTGCCCGAGTCCATTGGTAAACTGGCGGGCTTGACCTATCTCAACCTCTGTAACAATCGTCTCACCTCATCAGGTTTGCCCACTACGCTGGCTTCCCTTAAAAACCTGACGAGTCTAAATCTGGGGTTGAACAAGCTGGATGCCCTGCTTCCTACTATGGTCCCTATGGAGAGCCTCCAAGAATTAGGTTTGTTCGACAACCTCTTCACCCACCTCCCAGACTTTGTGAACGCACTCCGCAATCTGGCTAAAGTCAACATAAAACGGAATCCCTTGCTGATAGTGAATGAGGACGGCGAGGAGATGGAAACTGAAAAGTCAGACGACGACGACGGTGTGTACCTTGTCCACGAAAGTAGACTGTGTAGTGTGTGTCTGAAAATATGTAAAGACCCAGGAGGAAAGCATTTGAGAGGAGATTGCATGAGGGAAAAGTTTGAGGACAAAAGGTCTTTTTCGGGACTCGTGACACCGAACTCGGTGGCTGCGGCCAATCAGGACGTGTGGAGAGTTAAGAAACGAGAACACTTTCAAATGTTGGAAAGCAATATTTAG